A region of Arabidopsis thaliana chromosome 5, partial sequence DNA encodes the following proteins:
- a CDS encoding Protein kinase superfamily protein (Protein kinase superfamily protein; FUNCTIONS IN: protein serine/threonine kinase activity, protein kinase activity, kinase activity, ATP binding; INVOLVED IN: protein amino acid phosphorylation; LOCATED IN: cellular_component unknown; EXPRESSED IN: 21 plant structures; EXPRESSED DURING: 7 growth stages; CONTAINS InterPro DOMAIN/s: Protein kinase, catalytic domain (InterPro:IPR000719), Serine/threonine-protein kinase-like domain (InterPro:IPR017442), Protein kinase-like domain (InterPro:IPR011009), Serine/threonine-protein kinase, active site (InterPro:IPR008271); BEST Arabidopsis thaliana protein match is: Protein kinase superfamily protein (TAIR:AT1G66460.1); Has 1807 Blast hits to 1807 proteins in 277 species: Archae - 0; Bacteria - 0; Metazoa - 736; Fungi - 347; Plants - 385; Viruses - 0; Other Eukaryotes - 339 (source: NCBI BLink).): MGFYEGASVHPRTPENKNTVNIPILTSSSSSSDLDGDNNDNNNNTGIKTLLKRMIFDLGFACFLPPLSSTENSGNNNGGGTSGGGGGGGGGGENNKAWLLAETAPENMNPDPHSVHSSFRFSLCSQIELEKMKGEEPSLSASSSCRNLSVSGGSTTVLMVNLENGVKETTGNATDDLRWTRARSLEKSISPVANTLVRFSYGEIVAATRNFSKGRVLGRGACSYVFRGKIGMWRTALAIKRLDKEDKESPKSFCRELMIASSLHSSNIVPLLGFCIDPEEGLFLVYKYVSGGSLEHYLHDKKKKKGVKAAFGLPWSARYKVALGIADAIAYLHNGTEQCVVHRDIKPSNILLSSKKIPKLCDFGLATWTAAPSVPFLCKTVKGTFGYLAPEYFQHGKISDKTDVYAFGVVLLELITGRKPIEARRASGQENLVVWAKPLLDRGIEAIVELLDPRLKCTRKNSVQMERMIRAAAACVINEESRRPGMEEIVSILKGEEGVEPETHSSRKTTNISGMIDSYTQLQQTKSEMKCHLDLAMLGVTEFEDDDHVYGR; the protein is encoded by the exons atGGGTTTTTATGAAGGAGCCTCTGTTCATCCAAGAActccagaaaacaaaaacacagtGAATATTCCGAtactcacttcttcttcttcatcatcagatcTTGACGGAGATAAcaatgacaacaacaacaatacagGAATCAAAACCCTTTTGAAAAGAATGATCTTTGATTTGGGTTTCGCTTGTTTCCTTCCTCCTTTAAGCTCAACCGAAAACTCCGGCAACAACAATGGAGGAGGAACaagcggcggcggaggaggaggaggaggaggaggagagaatAACAAAGCTTGGCTATTGGCGGAAACAGCACCGGAGAATATGAATCCTGATCCTCATTCAGTTCATTCATCGTTTAGATTCAGTCTTTGTTCACAAATCGAGCTTGAGAAAATGAAAGGTGAAGAACCGTCCTTGTCTGCTTCGTCTTCTTGTCGGAATTTGTCGGTTTCTGGTGGTTCCACGACGGTTTTGATGGTTAATTTGGAGAATGGTGTTAAGGAGACTACTGGGAATGCGACTGATGATTTGCGGTGGACTAGAGCTAGGTCGCTTGAGAAGAGTATTTCTCCGGTGGCTAATACTTTGGTTCGGTTTAGCTACGGTGAGATTGTGGCAGCTACTCGTAATTTCTCTAAAG GGAGAGTGTTGGGAAGAGGAGCTTGTAGCTATGTGTTTAGAGGCAAAATCGGAATGTGGAGAACGGCTTTAGCAATCAAGAGACTTGATAAGGAAGACAAAGAATCTCCTAAATCTTTTTGTAGAGAGTTGATGATTGCAAGCTCTCTTCATAGCTCCAACATTGTACCTCTTCTTGGATTCTGTATTGATCCTGAAGAAGGGTTATTCTTGGTTTACAAGTATGTCTCTGGTGGTAGCCTCGAACATTATTTACACG ataagaagaagaagaaaggcgTAAAAGCCGCTTTTGGTTTGCCTTGGTCAGCAAGGTACAAGGTAGCGTTAGGTATAGCAGATGCCATAGCTTATTTGCATAATGGAACAGAGCAATGTGTTGTTCACAGAGATATCAAACCCTCcaatattcttctttcctcaAAGAAAATACCAAAG TTGTGTGATTTTGGGTTAGCTACTTGGACCGCTGCACCTTCGGTTCCTTTCCTCTGCAAGACCGTGAAAGGCACATTCGG CTATCTGGCTCCTGAGTATTTCCAGCATGGTAAGATATCTGACAAGACCGATGTTTACGCCTTCGGGGTTGTGTTGCTTGAGCTAATAACTGGCCGGAAACCAATCGAAGCAAGAAGAGCATCTGGTCAAGAAAATCTGGTTGTTTGG GCGAAACCGTTGTTGGATAGAGGGATAGAAGCTATAGTGGAGCTGCTTGATCCAAGGCTAAAATGCACAAGAAAAAACTCGGTTCAAATGGAGCGGATGATCCGTGCTGCAGCGGCGTGTGTGATCAATGAGGAGTCCCGAAGACCCGGTATGGAAGAGATTGTCTCAATCTTGAAAGGCGAAGAAGGTGTAGAGCCAGAAACACATTCAAGCAGGAAAACTACAAATATTTCGGGTATGATTGACTCTTATACACAATTGCAACAAACCAAATCCGAGATGAAATGTCATCTTGATCTTGCGATGCTCGGAGTAACCGagtttgaagatgatgatcatgTGTACGGCCGATAA
- a CDS encoding Chaperone DnaJ-domain superfamily protein (Chaperone DnaJ-domain superfamily protein; FUNCTIONS IN: unfolded protein binding, heat shock protein binding; INVOLVED IN: protein folding; LOCATED IN: cellular_component unknown; CONTAINS InterPro DOMAIN/s: Molecular chaperone, heat shock protein, Hsp40, DnaJ (InterPro:IPR015609), Heat shock protein DnaJ, N-terminal (InterPro:IPR001623), Heat shock protein DnaJ (InterPro:IPR003095); BEST Arabidopsis thaliana protein match is: Chaperone DnaJ-domain superfamily protein (TAIR:AT5G37440.1); Has 18162 Blast hits to 18133 proteins in 3068 species: Archae - 123; Bacteria - 7872; Metazoa - 3152; Fungi - 1402; Plants - 1773; Viruses - 8; Other Eukaryotes - 3832 (source: NCBI BLink).), giving the protein MDSFVTVENKPLPTDMEFTMEEATQIVEKKLSEKDYVGAMKFINLFPNLDGRWNTMIDVYICGSNVGESDWYGVLGVDPLSDDETVKKHYKQLALLLHPDKNKCYGAEGAFKLVSEAWCLLSDKVQRSSYDQRRKNSKQGKSSKPKATDSSKQRKSRTFWTMCRSCKTKGEFLRHWNLNKAILCPNCRQIFIATEITTKEPNKTTKKASHQQQQWSVQDKAPKTSLPRHLLLLPGNVHQFH; this is encoded by the coding sequence ATGGACTCTTTTGTTACCGTAGAGAATAAACCTCTCCCAACCGATATGGAATTTACGATGGAAGAAGCAACGCAGATTGTAGAGAAGAAACTTTCGGAGAAAGATTACGTTGGTGCGATGAAATTCATTAATTTGTTTCCAAATCTTGATGGTCGTTGGAATACGATGATCGATGTTTATATTTGTGGATCAAACGTAGGAGAATCTGATTGGTATGGAGTTTTAGGTGTAGATCCTTTATCTGATGATGAAACAGTAAAGAAACATTACAAGCAGTTGGCTCTTTTACTTCATCCGGACAAGAACAAGTGTTATGGCGCTGAAGGAGCGTTTAAGTTGGTGTCAGAAGCTTGGTGTTTGTTATCTGATAAGGTTCAGAGAAGTTCTTATGatcaaagaaggaagaattCGAAACAAGGAAAGTCTAGTAAACCTAAAGCTACAGATTcatcaaaacagaggaaaagcAGAACGTTTTGGACAATGTGCAGAAGCTGCAAGACCAAAGGTGAATTTCTGAGGCATTGGAATCTTAACAAGGCTATACTTTGTCCTAATTGTCGTCAGATTTTCATTGCAACCGAGATAACTACAAAAGAACCTAACAAAACCACCAAAAAAGCTTCTCATCAACAGCAACAATGGAGTGTCCAGGATAAAGCACCAAAAACGAGTCTTCCTCGCCATCTGTTACTTTTACCTGGAAACGTTCATCAGTTTCATTAA
- a CDS encoding Chaperone DnaJ-domain superfamily protein (Chaperone DnaJ-domain superfamily protein; FUNCTIONS IN: unfolded protein binding, heat shock protein binding; INVOLVED IN: protein folding; LOCATED IN: cellular_component unknown; CONTAINS InterPro DOMAIN/s: Molecular chaperone, heat shock protein, Hsp40, DnaJ (InterPro:IPR015609), Heat shock protein DnaJ, N-terminal (InterPro:IPR001623), Heat shock protein DnaJ (InterPro:IPR003095); BEST Arabidopsis thaliana protein match is: Chaperone DnaJ-domain superfamily protein (TAIR:AT4G19590.1); Has 1807 Blast hits to 1807 proteins in 277 species: Archae - 0; Bacteria - 0; Metazoa - 736; Fungi - 347; Plants - 385; Viruses - 0; Other Eukaryotes - 339 (source: NCBI BLink).) — protein MVKTCLINFTSALTSSEDHGRRHIAPLIGVDGIFLKCTLKVENEKKWLWFIQMVKSDFDLKDRDGFIITSDRPKLFPMEIAERKLSENDYNGAKKFINKAQNLYPKLDGLKTSVDDDQLKKQYKKLALLLHPDKYNLNGAEGAFKPVTEAWCMLSDKVKRTSYDQRRISKEAKTEIQKQPNPQNIGARSNKLASWIKKQLNPTIYTS, from the exons ATGGTGAAGACCTGTTTGATCAATTTTACGTCTGCTTTGACATCATCAGAAGATCATGGAAGGAGACATATCGCCCCACTCATAGGAGTAGATGGTATTTTCCTCAAATGCACACTCAAAG tggagaatgagaagaaatgGTTATGGTTTATCCAAATGGTGAAGTCTGATTTTGATCTTAAAGATAGAGATGGGTTTATCATAACCTCAGATCGACCAAAG tTGTTTCCAATGGAGATTGCTGAGAGGAAACTCTCGGAGAATGATTACAATGGAGCGAAGAAATTCATTAACAAGGCTCAGAATTTGTATCCAAAACTTGATGGTTTAAAGACAAgtgttgatgatgatcaat TGAAGAAACAATACAAGAAGTTAGCTCTTTTGCTTCATCCGGACAAGTACAACCTTAATGGCGCGGAAGGCGCCTTTAAGCCAGTTACAGAAGCTTGGTGTATGTTATCTGATAAGGTTAAGAGAACTTCTTATGATCAAAGGAGGATCTCGAAAGAAGCAAAGACCGAGATTCAGAAACAACCAAACCCACAAAATATTGGGGCAAGAAGTAATAAGCTTGCTAGTTGGATAAAGAAACAACTCAATCCTACAATATACACAAGTTAA
- the TCH2 gene encoding EF hand calcium-binding protein family (TOUCH 2 (TCH2); FUNCTIONS IN: calcium ion binding; INVOLVED IN: in 13 processes; LOCATED IN: plasma membrane, actin cytoskeleton; EXPRESSED IN: 34 plant structures; EXPRESSED DURING: 14 growth stages; CONTAINS InterPro DOMAIN/s: EF-Hand 1, calcium-binding site (InterPro:IPR018247), EF-HAND 2 (InterPro:IPR018249), EF-hand-like domain (InterPro:IPR011992), Calcium-binding EF-hand (InterPro:IPR002048), EF-hand (InterPro:IPR018248); BEST Arabidopsis thaliana protein match is: calmodulin like 23 (TAIR:AT1G66400.1); Has 1807 Blast hits to 1807 proteins in 277 species: Archae - 0; Bacteria - 0; Metazoa - 736; Fungi - 347; Plants - 385; Viruses - 0; Other Eukaryotes - 339 (source: NCBI BLink).) — protein MSSKNGVVRSCLGSMDDIKKVFQRFDKNGDGKISVDELKEVIRALSPTASPEETVTMMKQFDLDGNGFIDLDEFVALFQIGIGGGGNNRNDVSDLKEAFELYDLDGNGRISAKELHSVMKNLGEKCSVQDCKKMISKVDIDGDGCVNFDEFKKMMSNGGGA, from the coding sequence ATGTCATCGAAGAACGGAGTTGTTCGTAGCTGTTTAGGATCAATGGACGACATCAAAAAAGTCTTCCAACGATTCGACAAAAACGGCGACGGGAAAATCTCCGTCGACGAGCTCAAAGAAGTGATCCGCGCTCTCTCACCAACAGCATCACCAGAAGAAACAGTAACGATGATGAAACAATTCGATCTAGACGGTAACGGATTCATAGATCTGGACGAATTCGTCGCGCTTTTCCAAATCGGAATCGGAGGAGGAGGTAACAATCGAAACGACGTAAGCGATTTGAAAGAAGCGTTTGAGTTATATGATTTGGATGGTAATGGAAGGATCTCGGCGAAAGAGCTTCATTCAGTGATGAAGAATTTGGGTGAGAAGTGCTCTGTGCAAGATTGTAAGAAGATGATTAGTAAAGTTGATATTGATGGTGATGGTTGTGTTAATTTTGATGAGtttaagaagatgatgagtaaTGGTGGTGGTGCTTGA
- the CAM1 gene encoding calmodulin 1 produces MCLLVANLFRFGGCITTKELGTVMRSLGQNPTEAELQDMINEVDADGNGTIDFPEFLNLMAKKMKDTDSEEELKEAFRVFDKDQNGFISAAELRHVMTNLGEKLTDEEVEEMIREADVDGDGQINYEEFVKIMMAK; encoded by the exons ATGTGTTTATTAGTCGCTAATCTCTTTAGATTCGGAG GTTGCATCACAACAAAAGAGCTGGGAACAGTTATGCGTTCACTAGGACAAAACCCAACAGAGGCTGAGCTCCAAGACATGATCAACGAGGTTGATGCAGATGGAAACGGCACTATCGACTTCCCCGAGTTCCTGAACCTGATGGCTAAGAAGATGAAAGACACTGACTCCGAGGAAGAGCTAAAAGAAGCCTTCAGGGTTTTCGACAAAGACCAGAACGGTTTCATCTCCGCTGCTGAGCTACGCCATGTGATGACCAATCTTGGTGAGAAGCTAACTGATGAAGAAGTGGAAGAGATGATCCGTGAGGCTGATGTTGATGGAGATGGTCAGATTAACTATGAAGAGTTTGTCAAGATTATGATGGCTAAGTGA
- the CAM1 gene encoding calmodulin 1 (calmodulin 1 (CAM1); CONTAINS InterPro DOMAIN/s: EF-Hand 1, calcium-binding site (InterPro:IPR018247), EF-HAND 2 (InterPro:IPR018249), EF-hand-like domain (InterPro:IPR011992), Calcium-binding EF-hand (InterPro:IPR002048), EF-hand (InterPro:IPR018248); BEST Arabidopsis thaliana protein match is: calmodulin 4 (TAIR:AT1G66410.1); Has 29914 Blast hits to 22079 proteins in 1723 species: Archae - 3; Bacteria - 127; Metazoa - 13080; Fungi - 6590; Plants - 6083; Viruses - 0; Other Eukaryotes - 4031 (source: NCBI BLink).), whose protein sequence is MADQLTDEQISEFKEAFSLFDKDGDVFVLSDLGFDFKRLSNCLETTPELSHGCITTKELGTVMRSLGQNPTEAELQDMINEVDADGNGTIDFPEFLNLMAKKMKDTDSEEELKEAFRVFDKDQNGFISAAELRHVMTNLGEKLTDEEVEEMIREADVDGDGQINYEEFVKIMMAK, encoded by the exons ATGGCGGATCAACTCACTGACGAACAGATCTCCGAATTCAAGGAAGCTTTTAGCCTCTTCGACAAAGATGGCGATG TGTTTGTTCTCTCTGATCTAggatttgatttcaaaagatTATCAAATTGTTTGGAAACTACTCCTGAATTGTCTCATG GTTGCATCACAACAAAAGAGCTGGGAACAGTTATGCGTTCACTAGGACAAAACCCAACAGAGGCTGAGCTCCAAGACATGATCAACGAGGTTGATGCAGATGGAAACGGCACTATCGACTTCCCCGAGTTCCTGAACCTGATGGCTAAGAAGATGAAAGACACTGACTCCGAGGAAGAGCTAAAAGAAGCCTTCAGGGTTTTCGACAAAGACCAGAACGGTTTCATCTCCGCTGCTGAGCTACGCCATGTGATGACCAATCTTGGTGAGAAGCTAACTGATGAAGAAGTGGAAGAGATGATCCGTGAGGCTGATGTTGATGGAGATGGTCAGATTAACTATGAAGAGTTTGTCAAGATTATGATGGCTAAGTGA
- the CAM1 gene encoding calmodulin 1 (calmodulin 1 (CAM1); CONTAINS InterPro DOMAIN/s: EF-Hand 1, calcium-binding site (InterPro:IPR018247), EF-HAND 2 (InterPro:IPR018249), Calcium-binding EF-hand (InterPro:IPR002048), EF-hand-like domain (InterPro:IPR011992), EF-hand (InterPro:IPR018248); BEST Arabidopsis thaliana protein match is: calmodulin 4 (TAIR:AT1G66410.1); Has 30779 Blast hits to 22253 proteins in 1727 species: Archae - 2; Bacteria - 134; Metazoa - 13527; Fungi - 6643; Plants - 6315; Viruses - 0; Other Eukaryotes - 4158 (source: NCBI BLink).), with amino-acid sequence MADQLTDEQISEFKEAFSLFDKDGDALNMCLLVANLFRFGGCITTKELGTVMRSLGQNPTEAELQDMINEVDADGNGTIDFPEFLNLMAKKMKDTDSEEELKEAFRVFDKDQNGFISAAELRHVMTNLGEKLTDEEVEEMIREADVDGDGQINYEEFVKIMMAK; translated from the exons ATGGCGGATCAACTCACTGACGAACAGATCTCCGAATTCAAGGAAGCTTTTAGCCTCTTCGACAAAGATGGCGATG CTTTGAATATGTGTTTATTAGTCGCTAATCTCTTTAGATTCGGAG GTTGCATCACAACAAAAGAGCTGGGAACAGTTATGCGTTCACTAGGACAAAACCCAACAGAGGCTGAGCTCCAAGACATGATCAACGAGGTTGATGCAGATGGAAACGGCACTATCGACTTCCCCGAGTTCCTGAACCTGATGGCTAAGAAGATGAAAGACACTGACTCCGAGGAAGAGCTAAAAGAAGCCTTCAGGGTTTTCGACAAAGACCAGAACGGTTTCATCTCCGCTGCTGAGCTACGCCATGTGATGACCAATCTTGGTGAGAAGCTAACTGATGAAGAAGTGGAAGAGATGATCCGTGAGGCTGATGTTGATGGAGATGGTCAGATTAACTATGAAGAGTTTGTCAAGATTATGATGGCTAAGTGA
- the CAM1 gene encoding calmodulin 1 (calmodulin 1 (CAM1); FUNCTIONS IN: calcium ion binding; INVOLVED IN: detection of calcium ion, response to mechanical stimulus; LOCATED IN: nucleus; EXPRESSED IN: 24 plant structures; EXPRESSED DURING: 15 growth stages; CONTAINS InterPro DOMAIN/s: EF-Hand 1, calcium-binding site (InterPro:IPR018247), EF-HAND 2 (InterPro:IPR018249), EF-hand-like domain (InterPro:IPR011992), Calcium-binding EF-hand (InterPro:IPR002048), EF-hand (InterPro:IPR018248); BEST Arabidopsis thaliana protein match is: calmodulin 4 (TAIR:AT1G66410.1); Has 1807 Blast hits to 1807 proteins in 277 species: Archae - 0; Bacteria - 0; Metazoa - 736; Fungi - 347; Plants - 385; Viruses - 0; Other Eukaryotes - 339 (source: NCBI BLink).), with protein MADQLTDEQISEFKEAFSLFDKDGDGCITTKELGTVMRSLGQNPTEAELQDMINEVDADGNGTIDFPEFLNLMAKKMKDTDSEEELKEAFRVFDKDQNGFISAAELRHVMTNLGEKLTDEEVEEMIREADVDGDGQINYEEFVKIMMAK; from the exons ATGGCGGATCAACTCACTGACGAACAGATCTCCGAATTCAAGGAAGCTTTTAGCCTCTTCGACAAAGATGGCGATG GTTGCATCACAACAAAAGAGCTGGGAACAGTTATGCGTTCACTAGGACAAAACCCAACAGAGGCTGAGCTCCAAGACATGATCAACGAGGTTGATGCAGATGGAAACGGCACTATCGACTTCCCCGAGTTCCTGAACCTGATGGCTAAGAAGATGAAAGACACTGACTCCGAGGAAGAGCTAAAAGAAGCCTTCAGGGTTTTCGACAAAGACCAGAACGGTTTCATCTCCGCTGCTGAGCTACGCCATGTGATGACCAATCTTGGTGAGAAGCTAACTGATGAAGAAGTGGAAGAGATGATCCGTGAGGCTGATGTTGATGGAGATGGTCAGATTAACTATGAAGAGTTTGTCAAGATTATGATGGCTAAGTGA